Proteins from one Pithys albifrons albifrons isolate INPA30051 chromosome 2, PitAlb_v1, whole genome shotgun sequence genomic window:
- the MBOAT2 gene encoding lysophospholipid acyltransferase 2 isoform X2, translated as MDNILLIFLGMFRKNEDLTPSQRCLAVRRMPSLLEYLSYNCNFMGILAGPLCSYKDYITFIEGRSYQLQQSEANGKEDTKYEQTDPSPNIAVAQKLLICGLSLLFHMTITKTLPVEYNIDDDFRATASWPVRFFYLYVSLMAARPKYYFAWTLADAINNAAGFGFRGYDKNGVTRWDLISNLRIQQIEFSTSFKMFLDNWNIQTALWLKRVCYERATFSPTIQTFILSAIWHGVYPGYYLTFLTGVLMTLAARAIRNNIRHYFIESPAVKVCYDIITWMATQIAISYTVVPFVLLSVKPSFTFYSSCYFCLHIASILVLLVFPLKRTQKGSKKHETIQPVWPKTLEEENLLQKNSYSTTNNSFSQKQEITCRYQTLKQ; from the exons GAATGTTTCGGAAAAATGAAGACTTGACTCCATCACAGAGGTGTTTGGCTGTAAG ACGCATGCCAAGTCTACTGGAGTATTTAAGTTACAACTGTAATTTCATGGGTATCCTGGCAGGCCCGTTATGCTCTTACAAAGACTATATTACTTTCATTGAAGGCAGATCATACCAACTGCAACAGTCTGAAGCAAATGGGAAGGAAGATACAAAATATGAGCAAACGGATCCTTCCCCAAAT ATAGCTGTGGCACAGAAACTCTTGATCTGTGGATTGTCCCTCCTCTTCCACATGACTATTACAAAAACTTTGCCTGTGGAATACAACATTGATGATGACTTCAGAGCTACAGCATCATGGCCTGTAAGGTTTTTCTACCTGTATGTGTCTCTTATGGCTGCCAGACCAAAGTATTATTTTGCATGGACTTTAG CAGATGCAATTAATAATGcagcagggtttgggtttaGAGGCTACGATAAAAATGGAGTTACACGTTGGGATCTAATATCCAATCTGAGGATCCAGCAAATAGAG TTTTCCACAAGTTTCAAGATGTTTCTTGATAACTGGAATATCCAAACAGCTCTTTGGCttaaaag AGTGTGCTATGAGCGAGCCACCTTCAGCCCAACGATCCAAACCTTCATCCTTTCTGCCATCTGGCATGGGGTTTACCCAGGatattatttaacatttttaacagGAGTACTAATGACACTAGCAGCACGAGCT ATAAGAAACAATATCAGACACTATTTCATTGAATCTCCTGCTGTTAAAGTATGCTATGATATTATAACGTGGATGGCAACTCAAATAGCAATAAGTTACACAGTTGTGCCATTTGTACTGCTCTCTGTAAAACCTTCTTTCACCTTTTACAG ctCCTGCTATTTCTGTCTTCATATTGCCAGCATCCTGGTGTTGCTGGTATTTCCACTGAAAAGAACtcaaaaaggaagtaaaaagcATGAAACCATCCAGCCTGTGTGGCCCAAAACACtagaagaagaaaatcttttgcaaaagaacagttattcCACAACAAATAATAGTTTCAGTcagaaacaagaaataacctgCAGATATCAAACATTAAAACAGTGA